In the Prosthecobacter vanneervenii genome, one interval contains:
- the trmB gene encoding tRNA (guanosine(46)-N7)-methyltransferase TrmB: protein MPAIFTPSDHFRELSRTEIFPDTSRPLEVDLGCGDGTFITGMAAHHPERDFLGVERMLGRVVKTSRKIEQQQLHNARIMRLESAYTVGWLLPTASVSRLHLLCPDPWPKKGHAPRRLVNQAEFLDGLFRILVDGGEFLLKTDDQPYFEDALASFSAREHQFTRLDWPADAFFYPTTDFEQDWLNMGRTIHRARWRRIGR, encoded by the coding sequence GTGCCTGCCATCTTCACTCCCTCCGATCATTTCCGCGAGCTCTCGCGCACCGAGATCTTCCCCGACACCTCCCGCCCTCTGGAGGTGGACTTGGGCTGTGGAGATGGCACCTTTATCACAGGCATGGCCGCCCACCACCCCGAGCGCGATTTCCTCGGCGTGGAGCGCATGCTTGGCCGCGTCGTCAAAACCTCCCGCAAGATCGAGCAGCAGCAGCTTCACAATGCCCGCATCATGCGCCTGGAAAGCGCCTACACCGTCGGCTGGCTGCTGCCCACCGCCAGCGTCTCACGCCTGCACCTGCTCTGCCCCGACCCCTGGCCCAAGAAGGGTCACGCCCCACGCCGCCTCGTCAATCAGGCCGAGTTCCTCGACGGCCTGTTCCGCATCCTGGTGGATGGCGGCGAGTTTCTGCTCAAAACCGACGACCAGCCCTACTTCGAGGACGCCCTCGCCAGCTTTTCCGCACGCGAGCACCAGTTCACCCGCCTCGACTGGCCTGCAGACGCCTTCTTCTATCCCACCACGGACTTCGAGCAGGACTGGCTCAACATGGGCCGCACCATTCATCGTGCGAGATGGCGCAGAATCGGACGTTAA
- a CDS encoding N-acetylmuramoyl-L-alanine amidase, producing MVVDAGHGGHDGGAVSHGVIEKKLSLDIAKRLKQALEKAGVRVVMTRQDDSYLTLDERAAFTSRYKADAFVSVHLNTDGEGSDAEGIETYFAATTPLSARQLVSAEALSKKESPSASAEFAGVVQRLVCSTTKAGNRGTKARDYAVVARAVCPAVLVECGFITSASESVLIKQAEYRERLADGIARGVVLFLQGQPAKSPIVAAVAGAGDSAAVRP from the coding sequence GTGGTAGTTGATGCCGGACATGGCGGGCATGACGGCGGGGCGGTGTCTCATGGTGTGATTGAAAAAAAACTCAGTCTCGACATCGCCAAACGGCTGAAGCAGGCGCTGGAAAAGGCAGGCGTAAGGGTGGTGATGACACGCCAGGATGACAGCTACCTGACTCTGGATGAAAGAGCTGCCTTTACCTCGCGATATAAAGCGGATGCCTTTGTGAGCGTGCATCTCAACACGGACGGGGAGGGCAGCGATGCGGAGGGGATTGAGACGTATTTTGCAGCGACCACACCCTTGTCGGCACGGCAACTGGTGTCCGCCGAGGCTCTGTCCAAGAAAGAGAGTCCGTCAGCGAGTGCTGAGTTTGCTGGTGTGGTCCAGAGGCTGGTGTGCAGCACGACCAAGGCGGGAAACCGAGGCACCAAAGCACGTGACTATGCCGTGGTGGCGCGGGCGGTCTGCCCTGCAGTGTTGGTGGAATGCGGATTCATTACCAGTGCCAGCGAGTCGGTTTTGATCAAGCAGGCCGAGTATCGTGAGCGGCTGGCCGATGGCATCGCGCGCGGAGTGGTGTTGTTTTTGCAGGGGCAACCTGCCAAGTCGCCAATTGTAGCTGCGGTGGCCGGGGCTGGTGATTCTGCTGCTGTTCGTCCGTGA
- a CDS encoding LysM peptidoglycan-binding domain-containing protein gives MKTSCLATRVLSSLVLTWSVAWAVPASAQVSNTYTLPPPPGYPAPGTGLALRQPSTKASRQSAAAIQAPVTHPQYQGTYPPPPDFTYPPPAGYGMNQPPAAPKTTSTKGKSSSKPTATKPAGPPPPPKVYGPTGDLTNQVEKLRDSDKVQNLRIGALERDVSSIKRSGKGGSRYDGGSDLAAYTTYISRPGDTLWSIATKHRVSVGEIQQLNRMTGEDVSVGQTLLIPSPHRTPETTTASYTPMTPGGASAAPPTAATTTTVVTAPLYYTVKRGDSLKGIALKHKTTPVALATANKIKDVNKITVGQRLKIPGRTTKVTVAAKTKAPRNAPSSDTVPLPGFGTTGGPPPPAAGLGAAPPPPAAGLSPTPSAPSPASPAPAPKAPDLSDSHRGILAYRVDRTDTIESIATQFTTTPDHIREMNRLAPGSMLKPGDEIMVPAMGAVSLKN, from the coding sequence ATGAAGACGTCATGCCTTGCCACCCGTGTGCTGAGTTCTCTCGTCCTAACTTGGAGCGTCGCATGGGCAGTGCCAGCATCGGCACAGGTTTCCAATACCTACACACTCCCCCCTCCACCTGGCTACCCGGCACCAGGCACTGGCTTGGCTCTAAGGCAGCCCTCCACCAAGGCCAGCCGCCAGTCTGCGGCTGCCATTCAGGCTCCCGTCACTCATCCTCAGTACCAAGGCACCTATCCCCCGCCTCCTGACTTCACCTACCCGCCGCCAGCTGGCTATGGCATGAATCAGCCTCCCGCTGCCCCAAAGACGACATCCACAAAGGGTAAATCCAGCTCAAAGCCCACCGCCACCAAACCCGCAGGCCCACCTCCTCCACCCAAAGTCTATGGTCCCACCGGCGACCTGACCAACCAGGTCGAAAAACTGCGCGATAGCGACAAGGTCCAAAACCTCCGCATCGGCGCCTTGGAGCGTGATGTCAGCAGCATCAAGCGCAGCGGCAAAGGCGGCTCACGCTACGATGGTGGCAGCGATCTCGCGGCCTACACCACCTACATCTCTCGTCCCGGAGACACCCTCTGGAGCATCGCCACCAAGCACCGCGTCAGCGTGGGTGAGATCCAGCAGCTCAACCGCATGACAGGAGAAGACGTCAGCGTCGGCCAGACTCTCCTCATCCCCTCCCCTCACCGCACCCCGGAAACTACGACGGCCAGCTACACCCCCATGACTCCCGGTGGTGCTTCAGCCGCTCCACCTACAGCGGCCACGACCACCACCGTGGTCACCGCACCGCTTTATTACACGGTTAAAAGGGGGGACAGCCTCAAGGGCATCGCCCTCAAGCACAAGACCACCCCTGTTGCTCTCGCCACCGCCAACAAGATCAAGGACGTCAACAAGATCACTGTCGGCCAGCGCCTCAAGATCCCCGGCCGCACCACCAAGGTCACCGTAGCCGCTAAGACAAAAGCTCCTCGCAACGCCCCTTCCTCCGACACCGTTCCTCTGCCTGGCTTCGGCACCACCGGGGGCCCGCCCCCACCTGCAGCCGGTCTGGGCGCAGCTCCTCCGCCTCCAGCTGCCGGACTCTCCCCTACGCCGTCCGCGCCATCTCCGGCTTCGCCAGCACCTGCTCCCAAGGCCCCTGACCTGTCAGACTCGCATCGTGGCATCCTCGCCTATCGCGTGGACCGCACAGACACCATCGAGAGTATCGCCACCCAGTTCACCACCACGCCGGATCACATTCGCGAAATGAACCGCCTGGCCCCCGGCTCCATGCTCAAGCCCGGAGACGAAATCATGGTTCCTGCCATGGGTGCAGTCTCACTGAAAAACTAG
- a CDS encoding FmdB family zinc ribbon protein: MPIYEFYCPDNNKLYSFLARTLAYRDKLPVCPDGEGLKMERRVSPFAVIGKAKEDTADDPFAGVDESKMESFMEDMEREMGGMDEQNPDPRQLGRFMRKMTEMMGDKTPPELREMVRRLEAGEDPEKLEEQFGGMDEGEAGDALFSQMMKRAKASRTQPVRDPKLYEMRDYVKA; this comes from the coding sequence ATGCCGATCTACGAGTTCTACTGCCCAGACAATAACAAGCTGTATTCCTTCCTGGCCCGCACCCTGGCCTACCGCGACAAACTGCCGGTGTGTCCGGATGGTGAGGGGCTCAAGATGGAGCGGCGGGTTTCTCCGTTTGCCGTGATTGGCAAGGCCAAAGAGGACACGGCAGATGACCCGTTTGCCGGTGTGGATGAGTCCAAGATGGAGAGCTTCATGGAGGACATGGAGCGTGAAATGGGTGGCATGGACGAGCAGAACCCAGATCCGCGCCAGCTCGGCCGCTTTATGCGCAAGATGACTGAGATGATGGGAGACAAAACCCCGCCTGAATTGCGTGAAATGGTGCGCCGCCTGGAGGCCGGAGAAGATCCTGAAAAGCTGGAGGAGCAGTTTGGCGGCATGGATGAGGGCGAGGCAGGAGACGCCCTGTTTTCACAGATGATGAAGCGTGCCAAGGCCTCGCGAACCCAGCCGGTGCGTGACCCCAAGCTCTATGAGATGCGGGACTATGTGAAGGCGTGA